The following proteins are co-located in the Mus pahari chromosome 14, PAHARI_EIJ_v1.1, whole genome shotgun sequence genome:
- the Camkk1 gene encoding calcium/calmodulin-dependent protein kinase kinase 1, whose amino-acid sequence MESGPAVCCQDPRAELVDRVAAINVAHLEEADEGSEPARNGVDPPPRARAASVIPGSASRPTSVRPSLSARKFSLQERPAGSCLGAQVGPYSTGPASHISPRSWRRPTIESHHVAISDTEDCVQLNQYKLQSEIGKGAYGVVRLAYNESEDRHYAMKVLSKKKLLKQYGFPRRPPPRGSQATQGGPAKQLLPLERVYQEIAILKKLDHVNVVKLIEVLDDPAEDNLYLVFDLLRKGPVMEVPCDKPFPEEQARLYLRDIILGLEYLHCQKIVHRDIKPSNLLLGDDGHVKIADFGVSNQFEGNDAQLSSTAGTPAFMAPEAISDSGQSFSGKALDVWATGVTLYCFVYGKCPFIDEYILTLHRKIKNEAVVFPEEPEVSEDLKDLILRMLDKNPETRIGVSDIKLHPWVTKHGEEPLPSEEEHCSVVEVTEEEVKNSVRLIPSWTTVILVKSMLRKRSFGNPFEPQARREERSMSAPGSLLMKEGCGEGGKSPELPGVQEDEAAS is encoded by the exons ATGGAGAGTGGCCCTGCCGTCTGCTGCCAAGACCCTCGAGCAGAGCTGGTGGATCGGGTGGCAGCCATCAATGTGGCCCACTTGGAAGAGGCAGATGAGGGCTCAGAGCCTGCCAGGAATGGTGTGGACCCTCCACCCCGGGCCAGAGCTGCCTCTGTGATCCCTGGCAGTGCTTCAAGACCCACTTCAGTGCGTCCCAGCCTCTCGGCTAGAAAGTTCTCCCTGCAGGAGCGACCAGCTGGAAGCTGTCTGGGGGCTCAGGTTGGGCCTTACTCTACAGGACCTGCCAGTCACATCTCTCCTCGGTCCTGGCGGAGACCCACCATCGAGTCCCACCATGTGGCCATCTCAGACACGGAG gaCTGTGTGCAACTGAACCAGTACAAGCTGCAGAGTGAGATTGGCAAG GGTGCCTATGGTGTGGTGAGGCTGGCCTACAACGAAAGTGAAGACAGACACTAT GCAATGAAAGTTCTTTCCAAAAAGAAGCTACTGAAGCAATATGGCTTTCCTC GCCGTCCTCCCCCCAGAGGGTCCCAAGCTACCCAGGGAGGGCCAGCCAAACAGCTGCTGCCCCTGGAGCGTGTGTACCAGGAGATTGCCATTCTAAAGAAGCTGGACCACGTGAATGTAGTCAAATTGATTGAG GTCTTGGATGATCCTGCTGAAGACAACCTCTATTTGG tgTTCGACCTCCTGAGAAAGGG GCCAGTCATGGAAGTGCCCTGCGACAAGCCCTTCCCAGAGGAGCAAGCTCGCCTCTACCTCCGGGACATCATCCTGGGCCTCGAGTACT TGCACTGCCAGAAGATTGTCCACAGGGACATCAAGCCATCTAACCTACTCCTTGGGGATGATGGGCATGTGAAGATCGCCGACTTTGGTGTCAGCAACCAGTTTGAGGGGAATGATGCTCAGCTGTCTAGTACGGCAGGGACCCCGGCATTCATGGCCCCGGAGGCCATTTCTGATTCCGGCCAGAGCTTCAGTGGGAAG GCCTTGGATGTATGGGCCACTGGGGTCACGCTGTATTGCTTTGTCTATGGGAAG TGCCCGTTCATTGATGAGTACATCCTGACCCTGCACCGGAAGATCAAGAATGAGGCTGTGGTGTTCCCTGAAGA GCCAGAGGTCAGTGAGGACCTCAAAGACCTGATCCTGAGGATGCTAGACAAGAATCCTGAGACGAGAATTGGGGTGTCAGATATCAAG TTACACCCTTGGGTGACCAAGCATGGAGAGGAGCCCCTCCCTTCAGAGGAGGAGCACTGCAGTGTGGTGGAAGTGACGGAGGAAGAGGTGAAGAACTCAGTCAGGCTCATCCCCAGCTGGACCACTGTG ATCCTGGTCAAGTCTATGCTGAGAAAGCGTTCCTTTGGAAACCCATTCGAGCCCCAGGCACGCAGGGAAGAAAGATCCATGTCTGCACCAGGAAGCTTACTGAT GAaagaaggatgtggagaagggggCAAAAGCCCAGAGCTTCCCGGAGTCCAGGAGGATGAGGCTGCATCCTGA